A window of Formosa sp. Hel1_31_208 contains these coding sequences:
- a CDS encoding phosphatidylcholine/phosphatidylserine synthase, with amino-acid sequence MSIKKYIPNFVTLLNLLSGSIAVVFAVHNNFIAASAFVFLGIFFDFFDGLLARKLKVQSALGVQLDSLADMVTSGLVPGIVMYKLIALSIGAPEIVTQKEWSSKFSFSDLHIEPITLIGLCITLASAYRLAKFNIDEDQQSYFKGLPTPANALLILSLPLIIEFHNNNLATHLILNEWFLIGLTLVSCYLLNSNIKLLALKFKNYGFLDNKFRYALIVSSILLMILFHFIAIPLIMLLYIVLSVLKSTTSK; translated from the coding sequence ATGTCCATAAAAAAATACATTCCAAATTTTGTAACACTTCTTAATTTATTGAGCGGAAGTATTGCCGTCGTGTTCGCTGTACATAATAATTTTATTGCAGCCTCAGCTTTTGTGTTTCTGGGTATTTTCTTTGATTTTTTCGATGGTTTATTGGCGAGAAAACTCAAGGTACAAAGTGCTTTGGGTGTGCAGTTGGATTCGTTAGCAGATATGGTAACCAGTGGGTTGGTGCCTGGTATTGTTATGTATAAACTGATTGCATTGAGTATAGGTGCTCCAGAAATAGTGACTCAAAAGGAATGGAGCTCAAAATTCAGCTTTAGTGACTTGCACATTGAACCAATAACGCTTATTGGTTTGTGTATTACCTTGGCTTCTGCGTATCGTTTGGCTAAATTCAATATTGATGAAGATCAGCAAAGTTATTTTAAAGGTCTGCCAACACCTGCCAATGCCTTACTTATCTTGTCGTTGCCCTTGATTATAGAGTTTCACAATAATAATTTAGCGACTCATTTAATATTGAATGAGTGGTTTTTAATAGGGTTAACTCTAGTGAGTTGTTATTTGTTGAACTCAAATATAAAATTACTTGCCTTAAAATTTAAAAACTATGGGTTTTTAGATAATAAATTTCGATATGCATTAATCGTATCGAGTATACTGTTAATGATACTATTTCATTTTATAGCAATCCCTTTAATTATGTTACTCTATATTGTACTATCGGTACTTAAAAGCACAACATCTAAATAA
- a CDS encoding PorV/PorQ family protein: MKKYIFIVSTLITFLCTAQTKYSNEFLNIGVDAAALGMSNSVVSHSADVNSGYWNPAGLVNIEDNQLALLHSNYFANIANYNYIAFAKPLDDRSAIGISLIRFGVDDILDTTQLIDDQGTINYDRISLFSTADYALTFSYARRLPLDGLSYGVNAKVVRRIIGDFANSWGFGLDAGIQFETKNDWKFGIMARDITTTFNAWSFDDDKLATIQNAIEGQNQTVPESTELTIPKLQIGMSKKFIFNYDYSLLTSLDLNVRFEQNNDVISTSFASVNPALGFEFGYTDLVFLRGGLGNFQNELQIDNSEDLTFQPSLGLGFKYRGIQIDYAFTDIGDQSAALYSNVFSLKLDFSIFR, encoded by the coding sequence TTGAAAAAGTACATTTTCATTGTCTCCACTTTGATTACTTTTCTGTGTACTGCTCAAACTAAATATTCGAATGAATTTTTGAATATTGGTGTCGATGCAGCTGCCCTAGGAATGAGTAATAGCGTGGTTTCTCACTCTGCCGACGTAAATTCTGGATATTGGAATCCGGCTGGTTTAGTCAATATTGAAGATAACCAGTTAGCCCTATTACATTCTAATTACTTTGCGAATATTGCAAACTACAATTACATTGCATTTGCCAAGCCTCTTGATGATAGAAGTGCTATCGGAATATCACTTATTAGATTTGGTGTTGATGATATTTTAGACACCACCCAATTGATTGATGATCAAGGAACCATTAATTACGACCGTATTAGTTTGTTTTCTACAGCAGATTATGCCTTAACCTTTTCCTATGCAAGAAGGTTACCGCTTGACGGATTAAGCTATGGTGTAAATGCGAAGGTCGTTCGACGTATTATAGGAGATTTTGCAAATTCCTGGGGATTTGGTTTAGATGCTGGTATTCAGTTTGAGACGAAGAATGATTGGAAATTTGGGATTATGGCGAGAGATATAACAACCACATTTAATGCCTGGTCATTTGACGATGACAAATTAGCAACCATACAAAATGCTATTGAAGGACAAAACCAAACGGTTCCTGAAAGTACAGAACTTACCATTCCGAAGTTACAAATAGGTATGTCTAAAAAGTTCATATTTAATTATGATTATTCTTTGTTGACCTCACTCGATCTTAATGTAAGATTCGAACAAAATAATGATGTCATTTCAACCTCTTTTGCCAGTGTAAATCCTGCACTAGGTTTTGAATTTGGCTATACAGATCTAGTATTTTTAAGAGGTGGCCTTGGAAATTTTCAAAATGAACTACAAATTGATAATTCAGAAGACTTAACGTTTCAACCTAGTTTAGGTCTTGGATTTAAATATAGAGGTATTCAAATAGATTATGCATTCACTGATATTGGAGACCAAAGTGCAGCCTTATACTCTAATGTGTTCTCTTTAAAACTCGATTTTAGTATCTTTAGATAG
- a CDS encoding DUF808 domain-containing protein has product MASGFFALLDDIGALMDDVAAMSKITTKKTAGILGDDLAVNAEKASGFVSSREIPVLWAITKGSMLNKLIILPLAFLLSAFLPWAVIVILVLGGVYLAYEGAEKIYEYLVPHHHEEVVKLKEDFSKEELLTLEKSKIKSAIVTDFILSVEIIIIALGTVVGKELLFQIIVVSIVAVIATAGVYGIVALIVRMDDLGFRLIKMSNGKKGISYSIGTVLVNALPKIIKSLSVIGTLALLLVAGGIFVHNVEFLHHFLEEIPSILRDFIVGLLVGAITLLAVKLLKKLYRMLFNKTLVKSD; this is encoded by the coding sequence ATGGCATCAGGATTTTTTGCATTATTAGATGATATTGGAGCACTCATGGACGATGTTGCTGCAATGAGTAAAATAACCACAAAAAAAACGGCAGGTATTTTGGGCGATGATTTGGCTGTGAATGCAGAAAAAGCTTCTGGCTTTGTGTCATCAAGAGAGATTCCTGTACTTTGGGCTATAACCAAAGGTTCGATGCTAAATAAGTTGATTATTTTACCTTTAGCATTTTTATTGAGTGCGTTTTTGCCATGGGCAGTAATTGTGATTCTTGTGCTAGGGGGCGTTTATTTAGCTTATGAAGGAGCAGAAAAAATTTACGAATATCTTGTGCCACATCATCATGAAGAGGTCGTTAAATTAAAAGAAGATTTTTCTAAAGAAGAACTTTTAACCTTAGAAAAGTCAAAAATAAAATCAGCAATAGTAACCGATTTTATACTTTCAGTAGAAATTATAATTATTGCTTTAGGAACTGTAGTTGGAAAAGAGTTGTTATTTCAAATTATAGTCGTTTCTATAGTTGCTGTCATAGCCACTGCAGGAGTCTATGGGATTGTAGCACTCATTGTTAGAATGGATGATCTAGGATTTCGATTAATTAAAATGAGTAATGGCAAAAAAGGAATTTCTTACTCTATTGGAACCGTTTTAGTGAACGCCTTGCCAAAAATAATTAAGAGTTTATCCGTTATTGGAACGTTAGCCTTGCTTTTGGTTGCTGGTGGCATATTTGTACATAACGTAGAATTTTTACATCATTTCTTGGAAGAAATCCCATCAATATTGCGAGATTTTATTGTGGGCTTGTTAGTTGGAGCCATAACGCTTTTAGCAGTTAAACTTTTGAAGAAACTTTACCGTATGTTATTTAATAAAACCTTGGTTAAGTCGGACTAA